A section of the Corallococcus silvisoli genome encodes:
- the argS gene encoding arginine--tRNA ligase: MSTSVYSRYRAAFAQALAGALGVPAADIEPQVKPADPAHGDLSFATFPLAKAQKKAPPAIAASLAQTIQVPGLEVKAVGPYVNARFLPLPFTQEVIDSVRLAGVAYGSDAEDGKGKTVVIDYSSPNIAKPIGFHHIRTTFLGHCIANLYRALGWRVEGINYLGDWGKQFGLVAVGFQEYGDPARIDDMAHLVQVYVQANKRAGEDPAFDEKAREFFRRMEAGEPEAMKLWNQFRETSLKGFKHVYARMGIDFEHIEGESRYQGRMDAVIEQIAQKPGVKESQGALIVDMPYADGEPPVLLKKNDGSTLYATRDLAAAEDRHARFNFDKSLYVVAQDQALHFRQVFRTLKEMGQPWADRCIHVPFGRIHGMSTRKGQVVELSQVLDEAKERVLERVKENIAQGNLETADADALSEQIGLGAIVFGDLKHNRASDYTFDWDEVTSLEGHTGPYLQYAHARSANVLRKGGGVPASYDPALLTLPEEQALVRELTRLPDVVKAAAEQYEPSLVARLLLDVASAYSRYYTAGNKEKEKRILVEGNDAVRAARLALTDATRITLAAGLTLLGIPTPENM; encoded by the coding sequence ATGAGCACATCCGTCTATTCCCGCTACCGCGCAGCGTTCGCCCAGGCCCTGGCCGGGGCCCTGGGTGTCCCCGCCGCTGACATCGAGCCCCAGGTCAAGCCCGCGGACCCCGCGCACGGCGACCTGAGCTTCGCCACCTTCCCCCTCGCCAAGGCGCAGAAGAAGGCGCCGCCCGCCATCGCCGCGTCGCTCGCGCAGACGATCCAGGTGCCCGGCCTGGAGGTGAAGGCCGTCGGCCCGTACGTCAACGCGCGCTTCCTTCCCCTCCCCTTCACCCAGGAGGTCATCGACAGCGTGCGCCTCGCGGGCGTCGCGTATGGCAGCGACGCGGAGGACGGCAAGGGCAAGACGGTGGTCATCGACTACTCGTCGCCCAACATCGCCAAGCCCATTGGCTTCCACCACATCCGCACCACGTTCCTGGGCCACTGCATCGCGAACCTCTACCGCGCGCTGGGCTGGCGCGTGGAGGGCATCAACTACCTGGGTGACTGGGGCAAGCAGTTCGGCCTCGTGGCCGTGGGCTTCCAGGAGTACGGCGATCCGGCGCGCATCGACGACATGGCGCACCTGGTCCAGGTCTACGTCCAGGCCAACAAGCGCGCCGGGGAAGACCCCGCCTTCGACGAGAAGGCCCGCGAGTTCTTCCGCCGCATGGAGGCAGGCGAGCCGGAGGCGATGAAGCTCTGGAACCAGTTCCGCGAGACGAGCCTCAAGGGCTTCAAGCACGTGTACGCGCGCATGGGCATCGACTTCGAGCACATCGAAGGCGAGAGCCGCTACCAGGGGCGGATGGACGCGGTCATCGAGCAGATCGCCCAGAAGCCCGGCGTGAAGGAGTCCCAGGGCGCGCTCATCGTGGACATGCCCTACGCGGACGGGGAGCCGCCCGTGCTCCTCAAGAAGAACGATGGCAGCACGCTCTACGCCACGCGCGACCTGGCCGCCGCCGAGGACCGCCACGCGCGCTTCAACTTCGACAAGTCGCTCTACGTCGTCGCGCAGGACCAGGCGCTGCACTTCCGGCAGGTGTTCCGCACCCTGAAGGAGATGGGGCAGCCGTGGGCGGACCGGTGCATCCACGTGCCGTTCGGCCGCATCCACGGCATGAGCACGCGCAAGGGCCAAGTGGTGGAGCTGTCGCAGGTCCTGGACGAGGCGAAGGAGCGCGTGCTCGAGCGCGTGAAGGAGAACATCGCCCAGGGCAACCTGGAGACGGCTGACGCCGACGCGCTGTCGGAGCAGATCGGCCTGGGCGCCATCGTCTTCGGCGACCTGAAGCACAACCGCGCCAGCGACTACACCTTCGACTGGGACGAGGTGACGAGCCTGGAGGGGCACACCGGCCCGTACCTCCAGTACGCGCACGCCCGGAGCGCCAACGTGCTGCGCAAGGGCGGCGGCGTGCCGGCGAGCTATGATCCCGCGCTGCTGACCCTTCCGGAGGAGCAGGCCCTGGTGCGTGAGCTGACGCGGCTGCCAGACGTGGTGAAGGCGGCGGCGGAGCAGTACGAGCCCAGCCTGGTCGCGCGCCTGCTGCTGGACGTGGCGTCGGCGTACAGCCGCTACTACACGGCCGGAAACAAGGAGAAGGAGAAGCGCATCCTCGTGGAGGGGAATGACGCAGTGCGCGCGGCCCGCCTGGCCCTCACGGACGCGACGCGCATCACCCTGGCCGCGGGCCTGACACTGCTCGGGATCCCGACGCCGGAAAACATGTAG